AGTTTTTCATGTATCTTGGGACTCCTGGGCATCTTGTGTTTTATTCAGAGGAGAGGCCACAGGGACAGCCCAGTGATGGAAGAGCTGCTGGGGTCCAGCTCTGCTTACCAGGTGTGGGTGTTGGTTTGTGTCCCTCCATAGCTGCCAGTGTTCTCCATGGTTGACGCTGTGGTTGTCAGGACTGGGGCCATGCTGGTTGACCATGTGGTTGTCAGGACTGGGGCCATGATTGACACTATTTTAGTTGAAGTTTCTGGGGCTAAAGACACAAACAGCACATGGTTCACTCCTGTGGACAGTCCAGCTCTGGGTATGGCCTAATCTTTCCCCACTAGTAACTAAGGGATTTGCTCTCCAGTCACCATCCAAACCTTCACGTTAattcttttctaaagaaagatGATGTGGGGAGCAAAGCAGCCCCCCTTTAAAACCCGCTTCCTTCCTGGCTCACTCATTACTGCCTGGTGTGCAAAATGCAGAAAAGCTTCATTTTTgcaatttttgtctgttttaaaaatatttatttatgtgtctatgaGTATTTGCTTGCACATATCCATGGGCACCGTGTGTATGTGGggcttgtggaggccaggagagatcagatcccctggaactggagttgaagatggttgtgagctgctgtgtagactgggatccaaacccagtcctcaggaaaagcagtcagtgctcttaatcactgcgccctctctccagccccaattttctCTACTGTCTTTATTGTAGTTTCAACAGACACAAATCTGATCCTTCTTACTCTATCTTATGTAGAATAGAGCTTCTGTGGCTTCATCTATTTTATGTAAAAGGGTGGTGTTGGGGGTGTCAGGATGGGAGTTTAGTTCAGTGGTAAGTGTGTGGCTATCACAcctgaggttctgagttcagcCCCCAGATCTGCACAAGTGTGAATATGCAAGACTCACATGTGGGGGCGGGAAGACAAGGCCTCCCCAGCTCACCTTTATCTCAGTAGAAAACAGGGGCAGAGGAGTCAGCTGTGGTTATCTTTCCCAGTAAGACTGTTACAGTAATGAGTTCAGGGTCCCTGATTCCTCACCCAAGCCAGAAGCTTCTAGAATTTTTTCCTACCTGGGTCAATGTTCACATTAACTTTAAACGTGATATCAGGTCCAGTTTTCTCAATCCCACACCAGTAAATGCCAGCATCGCTTATCCTCAGGTCCTCCATGGTCACTGTGACGATGAAGCCTGTCTGGTCATCCCTGATGGACACAGGGTCCTTCTTCACCAACTGCTCTGATGCATCGGTTTGAATGAGGATCTTACATGTTCTCCAAACAGCTCCTCGGCACCAGAATTTCTTGTAATTCTTCCAGGATGAGTCATAATGGAACTGCACAGTCAAGGATCCTTGTGCCTGACCACTCACCATGTTTGGCCCTGTGATTGGATCCTGAGCAGTGGAGCAGCCTGGAAAATACAAAACCACAGACAATTGATCTCCTACTCCAAGAATGGGACACAATATCCTGTGCTGAAAAGAGTTCACAACTTATCATCAATTAAGAGCAACCCCTTTCTCAAGACAGATCATCGCCATTCTATTGGTCAAAGACTCAAGAAAAAATGCTGAAGGGCCCAGTTACAGGTCTCAGAAGGTAAATGGTGACAATGAgcaatcatttttttctgtcatccACACCTCTTCACTCCGCAGTGgacaataaaattacatttctaaagATCCTTTTGCAACCACCTTTATGTTACCCTGAAGGAGAGGATGTGTCAGAAGGGATTGTGCACAGGACGCAATCCTGAGTTCATTTCAGTACCCGTGACTCTCAAAAGGTCCCTCAGAAGACATCACATTCTGTGGCCATGCAGAGGCCACTTCAGGAAGTCCAGCAGTCTCAAggggttgtttgtgtgtgtgtgtgtgtggtacttaCAAAGGaagcacaaaataaacaaaataaatacctgCTTTAAAAACAGTAAAGGAAGCCCTTCAGGGGATTAGATTCAACAATAACAAATGGCACAGGTAAGAAACAAAGTCACtaaatgtaattatttcaaactaaaatgaCTCAAACCACAGAGTGGAGACCCAGATTGCAGCCTGGGAGAGCATCTTTTCAGACTATGTATCTGACAAGGAGTTAATTTCTAGACTATGTGAGCAAGAATTCAACACAAGAGTCCACCAGCAGTCATAGTCCAGTAGAAAATGATCTACTGAGGCGCGGTGGTGAAGGTTTAGTCACGAGACACCTGATGTGTTAGCCtaagcatgaagacccgagtgtgtgttcccagcaaccatgtaaaTGTCAGGAGTGCTGGTGTGTCCCTGGAGCCCAGCACAGAGGTGGACAGTAGACACAGGAGATCCTGGAATTCCTTGGCCATCCAAGCCAGCCTCAGTGTCAGtgtggaaccctgtctcaaaaaataaaggaaggagtagggcatggtggtccatgctttaatgccagcactcaggaggcaaaggtaggcagatctctgtgagttcaaggccagcctggtttacaaaaaaGTTGcaggccagctggagctacatagtgagaccatgtaccaaaaataaaataaaataaaataaagcgaTAAAGTTGGGCATGCACACTTGCTCAGaaccacacacacatgagcagatGAACAGTAAACAGTTCTCAAAGGACATACAAATGGTCAATAAATAGATGGAGAAATGCTCCATTTCACTAATTGTCAGGAGGATTGATGCAAATCAGAATCACAGAGAGCCGTCATCATCCCCCAGTCAGAATGGATATtaccaaaaagacaaaatttaaCAACTGTAGATGTGCATGTGGGACAGTGGAAGTCTCATACGCTGTGGGTTGGAATGTAAATTAGACATTGTGGGAAACAGTATGGACGTTCCTCAAAAAAGCACAGAACTGTCACATAATTCAGCAGCTACACTCAGAGATAAAGCTTGTGTTAGTgagctttttgtcaacttgacaccaccTGGGGGTATGCAAAGAAAGAACATCacctgagaagatgcctccatcaggcagg
This Peromyscus maniculatus bairdii isolate BWxNUB_F1_BW_parent chromosome 8, HU_Pman_BW_mat_3.1, whole genome shotgun sequence DNA region includes the following protein-coding sequences:
- the LOC143267034 gene encoding CMRF35-like molecule 3 — protein: MARRGGRTMWLFPALLLFLPGCSTAQDPITGPNMVSGQAQGSLTVQFHYDSSWKNYKKFWCRGAVWRTCKILIQTDASEQLVKKDPVSIRDDQTGFIVTVTMEDLRISDAGIYWCGIEKTGPDITFKVNVNIDPAPETSTKIVSIMAPVLTTTWSTSMAPVLTTTASTMENTGSYGGTQTNTHTWSLLSSIYFKLLVFLEVPLLLGMLSAVLWVNRPQRCSGGGEDGLVKAQSSDGQ